The following coding sequences lie in one Musa acuminata AAA Group cultivar baxijiao chromosome BXJ1-8, Cavendish_Baxijiao_AAA, whole genome shotgun sequence genomic window:
- the LOC103993541 gene encoding subtilisin-like protease SBT3.1, translated as MKQLRSILIASALLAASLLFSSSSSLSTSTAEEGAAVYIVFVDEPVGEKPEAFHIRTLAAVLGSEESARRAILFHYTHAASGFAAKLTPKQVEELKKQPGVIQVMPSRTYSIHEPTSGAQVSVI; from the exons ATGAAGCAACTCCGGTCGATTCTTATCGCCTCCGCCCTCCTCGCCGCGTcgcttctcttctcttcctcctcatcccTCTCGACCTCGACGGCGGAGGAGGGCGCCGCCGTCTACATCGTCTTCGTAGACGAGCCCGTGGGCGAGAAGCCCGAAGCCTTCCACATCCGAACCCTCGCCGCTGTCCTCGGGAG TGAGGAGTCAGCAAGGCGTGCCATCCTCTTCCATTACACGCATGCGGCGAGCGGGTTCGCGGCGAAGCTGACGCCGAAACAGGTCGAGGAATTGAAGA AGCAACCTGGTGTCATTCAAGTTATGCCAAGTAGGACCTACAGCATCCATGAACCCACTAGTGGTGCTCAGGTGAGTGTTATTTGA
- the LOC135587236 gene encoding uncharacterized protein At5g49945-like: MTSRWPRSLTSALAPRGDALLLLLAPLFVLSLVTHELSRHSALAAHFEGFDSDDLDEAEDLSSSDEVPLAASPPPPPATSLLRSASPESHHGPPSAPKPPPSSDLWDEDEFEGIPVTVQSADPAAAPADQTRAPSLPLPSPAPPSVRSYTTEIVCISFLICFLINYFTGKRQNEEIALAWAAKFATKDSIFDKNFSLLGTGDGKDTPLLLKEGQDVFKFYASGRRYCQSMLATMEMRGRHDLISRALDLVFRKRDVITFEVVMNEDAMDHVVLALAKRKMAKAMHKEERDLERFATLGVMPLSGRKWVADEVLVVAESKEVAGDLITEVALDQVFGDKAFEKFGKWFISLHFSDQHPGSHKKRLIFKFALPDANNMADMSRLVALVPYYIDLIGRYKLSSHAQSKTETARAKATKEEYKEQQNLRQEAMQKKKAEKKKSLEEAEMKLTAQEIRKKEEKDRARQLKKSMPRVKMLRSH; encoded by the exons ATGACCAGTCGTTGGCCGCGCTCCCTCACCTCAGCCCTCGCCCCCCGCGGCGACGCCCTCCTACTCCTCCTCGCCCCCCTCTTCGTCCTCTCCCTCGTTACCCACGAGCTCTCCCGCCACTCTGCCCTTGCTGCCCACTTCGAGGGCTTCGATTCCGACGACCTCGACGAGGCCGAAGACCTCTCCTCCTCCGACGAAGTCCCCCTTGCtgcctcccctcctcctcctcccgccacctccctcttgcgaTCGGCCTCCCCAGAGTCCCACCATGGGCCCCCCTCCGCTCCTAAACCCCCGCCGTCGTCCGATCTCTGGGACGAGGACGAGTTCGAGGGCATACCCGTCACCGTCCAATCGGCCGATCCGGCGGCTGCCCCTGCAGATCAGACCCGTGCCCCCTCCTTGCCCTTGCCTTCGCCGGCGCCACCCTCAGTCAGATCGTACACCACTGAGATCGTGTGCATCAGCTTCTTGATCTGCTTCCTGATCAACTACTTCACCGGGAAACGCCAGAACGAGGAGATCGCCCTTGCCTGGGCCGCCAAGTTCGCCACCAAAGACTCCATCTTCGACAAGAACTTCAGCCTCTTGGGCACTGGCGACGGCAAGGACACTCCGCTCCTTCTGAAGGAGGGCCAGGATGTGTTCAAATTCTATGCCAGCGGCCGAAGGTACTGCCAGAGTATGCTGGCCACGATGGAGATGCGAGGCCGGCATGACCTCATCTCGAGGGCGCTCGATCTGGTGTTTCGCAAGAGAGATGTGATAACGTTTGAGGTGGTGATGAATGAGGACGCTATGGATCACGTTGTGCTGGCGCTCGCGAAAAGGAAGATGGCCAAGGCAATGCACAAGGAGGAGAGGGACCTGGAGAGATTTGCAACCCTGGGGGTGATGCCGCTGTCTGGGAGGAAGTGGGTAGCTGATGAGGTTTTGGTGGTCGCAGAGTCAAAAGAAGTCGCAGGGGATCTGATCACGGAGGTCGCGCTTGATCAG GTTTTTGGTGACAAGGCATTTGAGAAGTTTGGGAAGTGGTTCATCTCACTACATTTCTCTGATCAACATCCAGGATCTCACAAGAAGAGACTCATATTTAAGTTTGCTCTTCCAGATGCCAACAACATGGCTGACATGTCGAGATTGGTTGCTCTTGTACCATATTATATCGATTTAATTGGGCGGTACAAACTAAGTTCTCAT GCCCAATCCAAAACAGAAACAGCTAGAGCAAAGGCTACCAAGGAGGAATACAAAGAACAACAGAATCTGAGACAAGAGGCGATGcaaaagaaaaaggcagaaaagaAGAAGTCGTTGGAAGAGGCTGAGATGAAGCTGACTGCCCAGGAAATTcgcaagaaagaagagaaagatcgTGCACGGCAACTGAAGAAGTCAATGCCAAGGGTGAAGATGCTCCGCTCTCACTAG
- the LOC135582457 gene encoding uncharacterized protein LOC135582457 isoform X2 — protein MEDLKAALNEHVDLASELFEKFSAELRSGFGPAVDDFVSFFHAIDWKEPWLICLLAFYFILLIVTILSRKNVNFQLCLSLLAFSGVYLAERVNSFLGRNWKSFSSQNYFDPHGLFISVLWSSPLLIITIIIVVNTLFTLCHLMVKWKKAQLRHDAWLSRGKQE, from the exons ATGGAAGATTTGAAAGCAGCACTGAACGAGCATGTTGATCTCGCTTCCGAACTCTTCGAGAAGTTCTCCGCCGAACTCCGCAGCGGATTCGGCCCGGCCGTGGACGACTTTGTGAGTTTCTTCCACGCAATTGATTGGAAG GAACCTTGGTTGATATGCTTATTAGCTTTCTACTTTATTTTGCTGATCGTAACTATATTATCGAGGAAAAATGTGAACTTCCAATTATGCTTGTCTCTTCTAGCAT TTTCTGGTGTGTATCTTGCTGAGAGGGTAAATAGTTTCCTGGGAAGGAACTGGAAGAGCTTTTCAAGCCAGAACTATTTTGATCCTCATGGTCTCTTTATCTCAGTGCTATGGTCCAGCCCACTTCTCATCATAACGATCATAATTGTG GTAAATACTCTCTTCACACTTTGCCATCTTATGGTGAAATGGAAAAAAGCACAACTGAGGCATGATGCTTGGCTTTCTCGTGGCAAACAGGAATAG
- the LOC135582457 gene encoding uncharacterized protein LOC135582457 isoform X1 produces MDLRPNKSVSQICYLVHLGAVSAMEDLKAALNEHVDLASELFEKFSAELRSGFGPAVDDFVSFFHAIDWKEPWLICLLAFYFILLIVTILSRKNVNFQLCLSLLAFSGVYLAERVNSFLGRNWKSFSSQNYFDPHGLFISVLWSSPLLIITIIIVVNTLFTLCHLMVKWKKAQLRHDAWLSRGKQE; encoded by the exons ATGGATTTAAGGCCGAACAAGTCTGTTTCGCAGATCTGCTATCTTGTTCATTTGGGAGCAGTCTCTGCAATGGAAGATTTGAAAGCAGCACTGAACGAGCATGTTGATCTCGCTTCCGAACTCTTCGAGAAGTTCTCCGCCGAACTCCGCAGCGGATTCGGCCCGGCCGTGGACGACTTTGTGAGTTTCTTCCACGCAATTGATTGGAAG GAACCTTGGTTGATATGCTTATTAGCTTTCTACTTTATTTTGCTGATCGTAACTATATTATCGAGGAAAAATGTGAACTTCCAATTATGCTTGTCTCTTCTAGCAT TTTCTGGTGTGTATCTTGCTGAGAGGGTAAATAGTTTCCTGGGAAGGAACTGGAAGAGCTTTTCAAGCCAGAACTATTTTGATCCTCATGGTCTCTTTATCTCAGTGCTATGGTCCAGCCCACTTCTCATCATAACGATCATAATTGTG GTAAATACTCTCTTCACACTTTGCCATCTTATGGTGAAATGGAAAAAAGCACAACTGAGGCATGATGCTTGGCTTTCTCGTGGCAAACAGGAATAG